In Thermococcus sp. MV5, the following are encoded in one genomic region:
- a CDS encoding DUF2101 family protein, with amino-acid sequence MSFGEILYKVGEIGESFAKKSVKWFSEIAKPTPSKTPPKFKILRKLIKRELTVHELLSLSIQLSFIIYLILSLLLVLFANELYLTLLFVFYFIYLRYTILKNREFFIEVEPYRFFYYGLTIIGFLSFLGYLLVRRVAKNVYYFYAYLIAIFAVVLLFRHLYKSKFTRDWTYGVVEEIKGELVKVSVHDDIRANVKPGKYWVDNTEDVEVGDVVKILVEERIFRSSLPKRVLEVHKAKPSSSETSTEPKAESEKSNSR; translated from the coding sequence ATGAGCTTTGGTGAAATCCTATATAAAGTAGGGGAAATAGGCGAATCCTTTGCAAAGAAATCTGTAAAATGGTTTAGTGAAATAGCAAAACCGACCCCTTCTAAAACCCCTCCAAAGTTCAAAATTCTCAGAAAGCTAATAAAAAGAGAACTCACAGTTCATGAACTTTTAAGTTTAAGCATCCAGCTTTCATTCATAATCTACCTCATATTATCTCTCTTACTTGTCCTCTTTGCGAACGAGCTTTACCTGACTTTGCTTTTTGTCTTCTACTTCATCTATCTGAGGTACACCATTTTAAAAAATCGGGAATTCTTCATTGAAGTTGAACCATACAGGTTCTTTTATTACGGGCTAACGATAATCGGCTTCCTGTCCTTTCTTGGATATCTCTTAGTAAGGAGAGTCGCAAAGAACGTCTATTATTTTTACGCTTATTTGATAGCTATTTTTGCGGTTGTATTATTGTTCAGGCATCTCTATAAGTCAAAGTTCACCAGGGACTGGACTTATGGGGTAGTTGAGGAAATAAAGGGGGAGCTTGTAAAGGTAAGTGTTCATGATGACATACGGGCCAATGTCAAACCGGGCAAGTACTGGGTGGATAACACTGAGGACGTTGAGGTGGGAGACGTTGTAAAAATTCTCGTAGAAGAAAGAATCTTCAGGAGTTCTCTCCCAAAGAGAGTGCTAGAAGTTCATAAAGCGAAACCCTCATCATCAGAAACCTCAACAGAACCAAAAGCTGAAAGTGAAAAAAGCAATAGCAGGTAA
- a CDS encoding radical SAM protein, translating into MKSILNKHKNRDAWFLDDYSINPYYGCSFNCIYCYTKGSKYGEHIMKGLSAKINAPMILEKQLKRRAKKGEYGIIALSTSTEPYMQIEEKLNLTRNILKIILRYRFPIHILTKSKLVLRDIDILKKIDENARLPTDLEQKLSRGVLISFSISTLDEKLAKILEPGAPKPTERLETMKKFKEVGFLTGVCFIPVLPFLSDSEEQLDEMIKTAAEYGADFCLIGALTLFGSGPRDCKTLYYQFLEEYYPELVPRYKKLYGNFWAPSNQYQKRLEEISRRLCEKYGVKNRII; encoded by the coding sequence GTGAAGTCCATTCTGAATAAACACAAAAATAGAGACGCCTGGTTTTTGGATGATTATTCAATAAATCCCTATTATGGGTGCTCATTTAACTGCATTTACTGTTATACAAAAGGAAGCAAATATGGAGAACACATTATGAAAGGCCTCTCTGCCAAGATAAATGCTCCAATGATTTTAGAAAAACAATTGAAACGAAGAGCAAAAAAAGGAGAATATGGAATAATTGCTTTATCGACCTCTACAGAGCCATATATGCAAATTGAAGAGAAATTAAACCTCACTAGGAACATCCTAAAAATTATTTTACGATATAGATTTCCGATTCATATTTTGACAAAATCAAAGCTTGTATTGAGAGATATAGACATATTAAAGAAAATCGATGAAAATGCAAGACTGCCCACCGATTTAGAGCAAAAATTGAGTCGTGGAGTACTTATCTCGTTTTCCATTTCTACTTTGGATGAAAAATTAGCAAAAATTCTTGAACCTGGAGCTCCAAAACCTACAGAACGCTTGGAAACTATGAAGAAGTTCAAAGAGGTGGGATTTCTCACAGGAGTTTGTTTTATTCCGGTTCTTCCATTTTTATCGGATTCAGAGGAACAACTTGATGAGATGATAAAAACTGCAGCAGAGTATGGGGCAGATTTTTGCTTAATTGGGGCCTTAACATTATTTGGTAGCGGCCCAAGAGACTGTAAAACCCTTTATTATCAGTTTTTGGAGGAATATTATCCTGAACTTGTTCCCAGATATAAGAAGCTTTATGGAAATTTTTGGGCACCTTCTAACCAATATCAAAAGAGACTTGAGGAAATATCAAGAAGACTATGTGAAAAATATGGCGTTAAAAACAGGATTATATAA
- a CDS encoding GMP synthase subunit A produces MIIIMDNHGQYVHRIWRTLRYLGIEAKIIPNTTSLEEIKSMNPKGIIFSGGPTLERTGNCEAILDHYEEFNIPILGICLGHQLIAKYFGGKVGRGEKGEYSLVEVEILEENDIFKGLPEKLKVWESHMDEVKELPEEFELLAKSEFCPVEAMKHKSLPIYGVQFHPEVAHTEKGSEVYRNFAKLCGEL; encoded by the coding sequence ATGATAATCATAATGGATAACCACGGGCAATACGTGCACAGGATCTGGAGAACTTTGAGGTATCTTGGCATTGAGGCCAAGATAATCCCAAACACCACATCTCTAGAAGAAATAAAGTCAATGAACCCAAAGGGCATAATCTTTTCAGGTGGCCCAACTTTGGAAAGGACGGGCAACTGTGAAGCAATCTTAGATCACTACGAGGAATTCAACATACCCATTTTGGGCATATGTCTTGGTCATCAGCTTATCGCGAAGTACTTTGGTGGTAAAGTAGGAAGAGGGGAGAAGGGAGAATACAGTCTGGTTGAAGTTGAAATTCTAGAAGAGAACGACATTTTCAAAGGACTTCCAGAAAAGCTTAAGGTTTGGGAGAGCCACATGGACGAGGTTAAAGAACTTCCAGAGGAGTTTGAACTTTTAGCTAAGAGTGAGTTCTGCCCTGTTGAGGCCATGAAACATAAAAGTCTGCCAATTTATGGAGTTCAATTCCACCCAGAAGTAGCACACACGGAAAAGGGAAGCGAAGTCTATAGGAATTTTGCCAAGCTTTGTGGGGAACTTTAA
- a CDS encoding HEPN domain-containing protein has product MNKFKALIKKAEKSLEASQELLTRGFCDFASARAYYTMFYCAEAMLLTKNIVVSKHSSLIALFGRELVKSGEVPYRLYTHLIMAFNLRHEADYEIMLEVPKERAEEIIKFSKEFLDFTKEYLTKKGFLEDSK; this is encoded by the coding sequence TTGAATAAATTTAAAGCCTTGATAAAGAAAGCAGAAAAAAGTTTAGAAGCAAGTCAGGAACTTTTAACCAGGGGATTCTGTGATTTTGCATCGGCTAGAGCATACTATACAATGTTTTACTGTGCAGAAGCAATGTTGTTAACTAAAAACATTGTTGTCTCAAAACACTCCTCTTTAATAGCTCTCTTTGGGAGAGAATTAGTAAAAAGCGGGGAAGTTCCCTACAGGCTCTATACTCACCTAATAATGGCATTTAATTTAAGACACGAGGCGGATTATGAAATTATGTTAGAAGTGCCAAAAGAAAGAGCCGAGGAGATTATAAAATTCTCAAAAGAATTTCTCGACTTCACAAAAGAGTATCTCACAAAAAAAGGATTTTTGGAGGATTCAAAATGA
- a CDS encoding nucleotidyltransferase family protein: MNLQILLRELKENLEKVLGDEIEDIILYGSYARGDYSKESDVDILLVVKQKLDLDKYEKINEIVTKLTLKYGVVVSILDYPKNAFMSLDSPFLQSVKREGIKIE, encoded by the coding sequence ATGAATCTCCAAATATTGCTAAGAGAGCTAAAGGAGAATCTGGAAAAGGTATTGGGAGATGAAATCGAAGACATAATACTCTACGGGTCCTATGCAAGAGGAGATTACTCTAAAGAGAGCGACGTTGATATCCTTCTAGTTGTAAAACAAAAGTTGGATCTAGACAAATACGAAAAAATAAATGAAATAGTCACAAAATTGACTCTCAAGTACGGAGTTGTGGTTTCAATACTAGACTACCCAAAAAACGCCTTTATGTCACTAGATTCACCTTTTCTCCAAAGTGTAAAGAGGGAGGGAATTAAAATTGAATAA
- the guaA gene encoding glutamine-hydrolyzing GMP synthase: MWEKFIEEKVKEIKETVGEKKAIIALSGGVDSSTAAILAYNAIGDKLYAVFVNTGFLRKGEPEFVIKTFKDEFGLNLIYIDAQERFFSALKGVTDPEEKRKIIGKTFIDVFEEVANEIDADFLIQGTIAPDWIESQGKIKSHHNVGGLPERLNLKLIEPLRDLYKDEVREVAKQLGLPEKIYHRMPFPGPGLAVRVLGEVTPEKVAIVREANAIVEEEIEKAGLKPWQAFAVLLGVKTVGVQGDIRAYKETIAVRVVESLDGMTANAMNVPFEVLQRIAFRITSEIPQVGRVLYDITNKPPATIEFE; this comes from the coding sequence ATGTGGGAAAAATTCATTGAAGAAAAAGTTAAAGAGATTAAAGAGACAGTGGGAGAGAAAAAAGCCATAATAGCCCTAAGTGGGGGTGTAGATAGCTCCACAGCAGCCATCCTAGCATACAACGCCATTGGCGATAAACTTTACGCAGTCTTCGTGAACACTGGCTTTCTCAGAAAGGGAGAACCTGAATTCGTTATAAAAACATTTAAAGACGAATTTGGCTTAAATCTAATTTACATAGATGCACAAGAGAGATTTTTCAGCGCACTTAAAGGCGTAACAGATCCAGAAGAGAAGAGAAAAATAATAGGCAAGACCTTCATAGATGTGTTTGAAGAGGTTGCCAATGAAATAGACGCAGATTTCCTTATTCAAGGAACTATAGCCCCAGACTGGATTGAAAGCCAAGGAAAGATAAAAAGCCATCATAATGTGGGCGGACTTCCTGAGAGGTTAAACCTCAAGCTCATTGAACCTTTAAGAGACCTCTACAAAGATGAAGTGAGAGAAGTCGCAAAGCAACTTGGCCTTCCTGAGAAAATATACCACAGAATGCCATTCCCAGGCCCAGGATTGGCCGTTAGGGTCTTGGGCGAGGTCACCCCAGAGAAGGTTGCGATAGTAAGAGAAGCTAATGCAATAGTGGAGGAAGAAATTGAAAAAGCAGGCCTCAAGCCATGGCAGGCCTTTGCCGTGCTTTTGGGCGTTAAAACCGTTGGTGTGCAAGGGGACATAAGGGCCTACAAAGAGACAATAGCTGTCAGAGTGGTTGAGAGTTTGGATGGGATGACCGCAAATGCCATGAACGTTCCATTTGAAGTACTACAAAGAATAGCATTTAGGATAACGAGCGAGATTCCACAGGTGGGAAGGGTTCTTTACGACATAACGAACAAGCCTCCAGCGACAATTGAGTTTGAGTGA
- the guaB gene encoding IMP dehydrogenase, with amino-acid sequence MGKFTQKLVNAIKGYTFDDVLLIPQGTEVEPKDVDVSTQITPKIRLNIPILSAAMDTVTEWEMAIAVAREGGLGVIHRNMSIEEQVEMVKRVKREETVEEVITISPEETIDYALFLMEREGIDGLPVIDNGELVGIVTKTDITTREGERVKEVMTKEVITAKESASVEEIMALMIENSIDRVPIVNEDGKLVGIITIGDLLARKKHRNAVRDEEGRLIVAAAVSPFDIKRALALDKAGADVIVIDTAHAHNLKAVKAMKEIKSKVEAELIVGNIANPKAVDDLTFADAVKVGIGPGSICTTRIVAGVGVPQITAISMVADKAIEYGIRVIADGGIRYSGDIVKAIAVGADAVMLGNLLAGTKEAPGREVTINGRKYKQYRGMGSLGAMMKGGAERYYQKGHMKTRKFVPEGIEGVVPYKGKVSEVLYQLIGGLKAGMGYVGAKNIAELKEKGEFVIITQAGVRESHPHDIAITNEAPNYPLER; translated from the coding sequence ATGGGTAAATTTACACAAAAGCTTGTCAATGCTATAAAAGGATATACCTTTGATGACGTGCTTTTAATCCCCCAGGGAACTGAAGTGGAACCAAAGGATGTGGACGTTTCTACACAAATTACCCCAAAGATAAGACTTAATATTCCAATTCTCAGTGCAGCTATGGATACAGTGACAGAATGGGAAATGGCCATTGCAGTGGCTAGAGAAGGAGGATTGGGAGTTATTCACAGAAACATGAGCATAGAAGAGCAGGTTGAGATGGTCAAGAGGGTAAAGAGAGAAGAGACAGTAGAAGAAGTCATTACAATTTCTCCCGAAGAAACTATAGATTATGCGCTTTTCTTGATGGAGCGAGAAGGCATAGATGGCCTTCCTGTTATTGACAACGGAGAACTTGTGGGGATAGTTACAAAGACTGATATAACCACCAGAGAAGGAGAGAGGGTAAAAGAAGTCATGACAAAGGAAGTGATAACCGCAAAAGAAAGTGCTAGTGTGGAAGAAATTATGGCCCTAATGATCGAGAACAGTATAGACAGAGTTCCGATAGTGAATGAAGATGGAAAATTAGTAGGAATCATCACTATAGGAGACCTCCTAGCGAGGAAAAAGCATAGAAATGCAGTAAGAGATGAAGAGGGGCGATTAATAGTCGCTGCTGCGGTTTCTCCTTTTGATATTAAAAGGGCATTAGCCTTAGATAAAGCTGGAGCTGACGTGATAGTCATAGATACGGCCCATGCACATAATTTAAAGGCAGTGAAAGCTATGAAAGAAATAAAAAGCAAAGTAGAGGCCGAACTCATAGTGGGCAACATAGCAAATCCAAAGGCTGTTGATGACTTAACCTTTGCAGATGCAGTTAAAGTTGGTATCGGGCCAGGAAGCATATGTACAACAAGGATAGTTGCTGGAGTCGGTGTACCGCAAATAACGGCAATATCAATGGTAGCAGACAAAGCCATAGAGTATGGGATTAGAGTAATAGCTGACGGGGGAATCCGATATTCTGGAGATATTGTGAAAGCTATAGCAGTTGGTGCCGATGCAGTGATGCTTGGAAATCTCTTGGCAGGTACAAAGGAGGCCCCAGGAAGAGAAGTAACAATAAACGGAAGGAAATACAAACAATATAGGGGAATGGGAAGCTTGGGCGCAATGATGAAAGGAGGAGCAGAGAGATACTACCAGAAAGGCCACATGAAAACGCGAAAGTTCGTTCCTGAGGGTATTGAAGGAGTAGTTCCTTATAAAGGGAAGGTGAGTGAAGTACTCTACCAACTCATAGGCGGATTAAAAGCAGGAATGGGATATGTAGGGGCCAAAAACATTGCAGAGCTGAAGGAGAAAGGAGAATTCGTAATTATAACACAGGCTGGAGTTAGAGAGAGTCACCCACACGACATCGCAATAACCAACGAAGCACCCAACTACCCACTTGAAAGGTGA
- a CDS encoding formate--phosphoribosylaminoimidazolecarboxamide ligase produces the protein MKFSIATYASHSALQILHGAKQEGFKTLAFGKERVRPLYTKYFPVADEFIPHEYPEEELLKKKAIIIPTGSFVAYLGIEKVENMKALYYGNKKVLRWESDRKLERKWLLEAKIRVPEVIEDPDDIDRPVIVKPHGAKGGRGYFIAKTPEEFWEKVSNLGVKNKEDLKEIQIQEYVIGVPVYPHFFYSKLNGELELMSVDKRYESNADAIGRINAEQQLKIGIEPSYTVIGNIPIVLRESLLMGIIEAGENVIRASEKLMGGLWGPFCLEGVITEDMEFVVFEISARIVAGTNPFINGSPYTWIKYNEPMSTGRRIAREIKQAIEEERLDEILS, from the coding sequence ATGAAGTTTAGTATCGCTACTTATGCCTCTCACTCGGCCCTTCAGATACTTCACGGAGCAAAGCAAGAAGGATTTAAGACACTTGCCTTTGGAAAGGAAAGGGTTAGGCCACTCTATACAAAGTATTTCCCCGTTGCAGATGAGTTCATTCCCCACGAATACCCCGAAGAGGAGTTACTTAAAAAGAAAGCAATAATAATCCCCACTGGATCTTTTGTGGCTTATCTGGGCATTGAGAAAGTCGAAAACATGAAAGCTCTGTATTATGGAAACAAAAAAGTCCTCAGGTGGGAAAGTGATAGAAAACTTGAGAGAAAATGGCTTTTAGAAGCAAAGATAAGAGTTCCCGAAGTCATTGAAGATCCAGATGACATAGATAGGCCTGTGATAGTAAAACCTCACGGGGCTAAAGGAGGCCGGGGATATTTCATAGCAAAAACACCTGAAGAATTCTGGGAAAAGGTCTCAAATCTAGGGGTTAAGAATAAAGAAGACTTAAAAGAAATTCAAATACAAGAGTACGTCATAGGAGTTCCTGTTTATCCCCACTTTTTCTACTCAAAACTTAATGGAGAGCTTGAGCTCATGAGTGTCGACAAGAGATATGAGAGCAATGCAGATGCAATAGGCAGGATAAATGCAGAACAGCAACTCAAAATTGGAATAGAACCTAGTTACACAGTGATAGGGAACATTCCAATAGTCCTTAGGGAGAGTCTCCTTATGGGCATTATTGAGGCTGGAGAGAACGTGATAAGGGCTTCAGAGAAACTTATGGGCGGCTTATGGGGCCCATTCTGTCTTGAGGGTGTGATTACTGAAGATATGGAGTTCGTGGTTTTTGAAATCTCAGCGAGAATTGTAGCTGGAACCAATCCTTTCATAAACGGCTCCCCTTACACATGGATCAAATACAACGAACCAATGAGCACTGGAAGAAGAATTGCGCGGGAAATTAAGCAGGCCATTGAAGAAGAAAGGCTTGATGAGATTTTAAGCTAG
- the thiC gene encoding phosphomethylpyrimidine synthase ThiC, whose product MTQMEDAKKGIITEEMKFIAEMEGIKAEDLRRNVARGYTVIFRNLVHDWVKPVAVGRGVRVKINANIGTSRDIVNVEEEIEKAKIAVKYGADTIMDLSTGGDLDKIRKKIMRAVDVPIGSVPIYQAAEEMLVNGKAIIEMSEDDMWNAVEKHFKDGIDYATIHVGVTKEVVEKMKHTTRLVGMVSRGGTFLAAWILHWEKENPFYKDYDYLLELAKEYDVVLSLGDGLRPGGLPDAGDELQMSELYILGRLVRRAREFGVQTMVEGPGHVPIDQIPMQIKIAKVATDNAPFYVLGPLVTDIFPGYDHIAGAIGGAIAALNGADFLCYVTPAEHLGLPTKEHVRLGVIATKLAAHAVNLTRFEGDYYRDYLMSLARGSLDWEKQFELAMDKDRFEEIRENRPTSTEACSMCGDLCAIRLINDMARKN is encoded by the coding sequence ATGACTCAAATGGAAGACGCCAAAAAAGGAATAATAACGGAAGAGATGAAGTTCATCGCTGAAATGGAAGGGATAAAAGCAGAAGATCTTAGAAGAAATGTTGCCAGAGGTTATACTGTTATCTTTAGAAACCTCGTCCATGATTGGGTAAAACCAGTTGCCGTAGGTAGAGGAGTGAGAGTAAAGATTAATGCAAACATCGGAACCTCAAGGGACATAGTGAACGTTGAAGAAGAAATTGAGAAGGCCAAGATAGCCGTGAAGTACGGGGCCGACACGATAATGGACTTGTCAACGGGCGGTGATTTGGACAAGATAAGGAAGAAAATCATGAGGGCTGTTGATGTGCCCATTGGAAGTGTTCCGATTTATCAAGCTGCTGAGGAAATGCTCGTCAACGGGAAGGCCATCATCGAGATGAGCGAGGATGACATGTGGAACGCTGTTGAGAAACACTTTAAGGATGGTATTGATTATGCAACTATTCACGTCGGCGTTACTAAAGAGGTTGTTGAAAAGATGAAGCACACTACGAGGCTCGTTGGTATGGTCTCGAGAGGAGGCACCTTCTTGGCGGCTTGGATACTCCATTGGGAAAAAGAGAACCCGTTCTACAAAGACTACGACTACCTTTTGGAGCTTGCCAAGGAATATGATGTGGTTTTGAGCTTGGGCGATGGTCTTAGACCCGGCGGCCTGCCAGACGCTGGAGACGAGCTCCAAATGAGTGAGCTCTATATATTGGGGCGCTTGGTAAGAAGGGCGAGAGAGTTTGGAGTTCAAACGATGGTTGAAGGGCCCGGGCATGTGCCAATAGACCAAATCCCGATGCAGATAAAAATAGCGAAGGTTGCGACGGATAACGCTCCCTTCTACGTACTTGGCCCCTTAGTGACGGACATATTTCCCGGCTACGACCATATAGCCGGGGCTATTGGGGGAGCAATAGCCGCTTTGAATGGAGCGGACTTCCTTTGTTATGTCACACCAGCTGAGCACTTAGGTTTGCCAACTAAGGAGCACGTTCGACTTGGAGTTATAGCTACAAAGCTGGCGGCCCATGCTGTAAACCTAACGCGCTTTGAGGGAGATTACTACAGAGACTACTTGATGAGCCTAGCAAGAGGTTCCTTAGATTGGGAGAAACAATTTGAGCTTGCAATGGACAAAGACCGTTTTGAGGAAATCAGAGAAAATAGGCCAACCTCGACAGAGGCCTGCTCAATGTGTGGAGATCTGTGTGCGATACGCCTCATAAATGATATGGCTAGAAAAAATTAA
- the nadC gene encoding carboxylating nicotinate-nucleotide diphosphorylase, which yields MIPLTYLLHFLEEDIPFGDVTSEAVIPEDLEAEAVIIAKQDGVIAGLEEAKALFEHFGVKVELKAKDGDKVKKGTVVIKLRGNARKILLVERTALNIIGRMSGIATQTRKLVEKVRAVSPKVKVAGTRKTLLKPLDKKAILIGNGEPHRFSLSDAMLIKDNHLALVPLEEAIKRAKAFSIYKVVEVEVESLEDALKATNAGADVIMLDNMTPEQIEEVLEALKREGLRDRVKIEVSGGITEENIQDYAKLDIDVISLGALTHSVKNFDVSLEILKGD from the coding sequence ATGATTCCCCTTACATACCTTCTCCACTTTCTGGAAGAAGATATCCCATTCGGCGATGTCACGAGCGAAGCTGTTATTCCCGAGGATTTAGAGGCAGAGGCTGTAATTATAGCAAAGCAAGATGGAGTTATAGCGGGCCTAGAAGAGGCAAAAGCTCTTTTTGAGCACTTTGGCGTTAAAGTTGAGCTTAAAGCTAAGGACGGCGATAAAGTGAAAAAGGGAACTGTAGTTATAAAGCTCAGGGGCAATGCACGAAAAATTTTGCTGGTGGAGAGGACAGCATTAAACATCATAGGAAGAATGAGCGGTATAGCAACCCAAACTAGAAAGCTTGTTGAAAAAGTTAGGGCTGTTAGTCCCAAAGTCAAAGTGGCAGGCACAAGAAAAACCCTCTTAAAACCCTTAGACAAGAAGGCGATACTCATAGGAAATGGCGAGCCCCACAGGTTCAGCTTGAGCGACGCCATGCTCATAAAAGATAACCATTTGGCGTTAGTGCCGCTTGAAGAGGCAATTAAGCGTGCAAAGGCCTTCTCCATTTATAAGGTTGTTGAAGTTGAGGTAGAGAGCCTGGAAGATGCTCTAAAAGCCACTAATGCTGGTGCAGATGTGATAATGCTCGATAACATGACGCCGGAGCAAATCGAAGAAGTCCTTGAAGCTTTAAAGCGTGAAGGGCTTAGAGATAGAGTCAAAATTGAAGTGAGTGGCGGCATAACTGAAGAAAATATCCAAGATTATGCAAAGCTCGATATCGATGTTATAAGCCTCGGAGCTTTAACGCACAGCGTAAAGAACTTTGACGTCAGTTTAGAAATATTAAAAGGAGATTAA
- the nadA gene encoding quinolinate synthase NadA, with protein MNLIEEIMSLKEEKNAVILAHNYQLPEIQDIADFLGDSLELARKAVNVDADIIVFAGVDFMAETAKILNPDKKVLLPTRRATCAMANMLKVEHILEAKEKYPGAPVVLYVNTTAETKAYADVTVTSANAARIVEKLNADTIIFGPDNNLAYYVTKKTGKRIIPIPEGGHCYVHKKFTLEDVTRVKKEHPNAKLMVHPECNPEIQEKADLIVSTGGMVRNACQYDEWVVFTEKEMCYRLQKLYPNKKFYPAKEDAFCIGMKSITLKHIYEALRDEKYEIKVPEEIAKKAKKAIERMLEMSK; from the coding sequence GAGCCTTAAAGAAGAAAAGAATGCGGTAATATTAGCCCACAACTATCAGCTACCTGAGATACAAGACATAGCCGACTTTTTAGGAGATAGCCTTGAATTAGCAAGAAAAGCTGTAAATGTTGATGCCGACATCATAGTTTTTGCTGGCGTTGATTTTATGGCTGAAACTGCTAAAATTTTGAACCCCGACAAAAAAGTCCTCCTCCCAACAAGAAGGGCAACATGTGCCATGGCCAACATGCTAAAGGTGGAACATATTCTCGAAGCTAAGGAAAAATATCCCGGGGCTCCGGTCGTTCTCTATGTTAATACCACCGCCGAAACTAAGGCCTACGCTGATGTAACAGTGACCTCGGCCAATGCTGCCAGGATAGTAGAGAAGCTTAACGCAGATACGATAATCTTTGGGCCTGATAACAATTTAGCGTACTATGTCACTAAAAAGACGGGCAAACGAATCATTCCAATCCCAGAAGGTGGACATTGCTATGTCCACAAGAAGTTCACCCTTGAAGATGTTACAAGGGTAAAAAAAGAACATCCAAATGCAAAGCTAATGGTTCACCCCGAGTGCAATCCCGAAATCCAAGAGAAGGCCGATTTAATAGTCTCAACTGGTGGAATGGTTAGAAACGCCTGCCAATATGATGAATGGGTAGTTTTCACAGAAAAAGAAATGTGCTATCGCCTTCAAAAACTGTACCCAAACAAAAAGTTTTATCCAGCCAAGGAAGATGCTTTCTGCATTGGAATGAAGTCAATTACGCTCAAGCACATCTACGAGGCTCTCAGAGATGAGAAATACGAAATTAAAGTGCCCGAAGAAATCGCCAAAAAAGCCAAGAAGGCCATTGAAAGAATGCTGGAGATGAGCAAGTAG